A section of the Amycolatopsis sp. AA4 genome encodes:
- a CDS encoding Xaa-Pro peptidase family protein, producing the protein MSSRSLHSPAPDAAALRARLGRAAKAAAAADTDALLLAPGSDLRYLLGQAGGSFERLTTLVVPADGVPALVVPKLEAPGYAGVPTDDLGVEVLTWVDGDDPYRLVADRLGKPGRIAVSDFTPALHVLSLRAAFGDAEQTLAGPIVRELRMRKDAAELDALRKAGAAIDRVHARMGEWLRAGRTEAEVGADITAAIVEEGHTHADFVIVGSGPNGASPHHDVSERVIERGDVVVIDIGGPVPEGYNSDSTRTYSIGEPRDADVAETYAVLQRAQQAAVDAVRPGATAESIDKAARDVIDAAGFGEYFIHRTGHGIGLDVHEEPYIIKGNALPLETGMAFSVEPGIYQPGRWGARIEDIVLVTDSGVEPVNTRPHELVVLDA; encoded by the coding sequence ATGTCGAGCCGATCCCTCCACTCGCCCGCCCCCGACGCCGCCGCGCTCCGCGCCCGTCTCGGCCGCGCCGCGAAAGCGGCCGCCGCCGCCGACACCGACGCGCTGCTCCTCGCGCCCGGATCCGACCTGCGGTACCTGCTCGGCCAGGCGGGCGGCTCGTTCGAACGGCTGACCACTCTCGTCGTCCCCGCCGACGGCGTCCCCGCGCTCGTCGTGCCGAAGCTCGAAGCCCCCGGCTACGCCGGCGTGCCCACCGACGACCTCGGCGTCGAGGTGCTCACCTGGGTCGACGGCGACGACCCCTACCGGCTGGTCGCCGACCGGCTCGGCAAGCCCGGCCGGATCGCGGTCAGCGACTTCACCCCGGCCCTGCACGTGCTGTCCCTGCGCGCCGCGTTCGGCGACGCCGAGCAGACGCTGGCCGGGCCGATCGTGCGCGAGCTGCGGATGCGCAAGGACGCCGCCGAGCTCGACGCCCTGCGCAAGGCGGGCGCGGCGATCGACCGCGTCCACGCCCGGATGGGCGAATGGCTGCGCGCCGGCCGCACCGAGGCCGAGGTCGGCGCGGACATCACCGCCGCCATCGTCGAAGAGGGCCACACGCACGCCGACTTCGTCATCGTCGGCTCCGGACCCAACGGCGCCAGCCCGCACCACGACGTCTCCGAGCGCGTCATCGAACGCGGCGACGTCGTCGTGATCGACATCGGCGGTCCGGTGCCCGAGGGCTACAACTCCGACTCCACCCGCACCTACTCGATCGGCGAGCCCCGCGACGCCGACGTCGCCGAGACCTACGCCGTGCTGCAGCGCGCGCAGCAGGCCGCCGTCGACGCGGTCCGCCCCGGCGCGACCGCCGAGAGCATCGACAAGGCCGCGCGCGACGTCATCGACGCCGCTGGATTCGGCGAGTACTTCATCCACCGCACCGGCCACGGCATCGGCCTCGACGTGCACGAGGAGCCCTACATCATCAAGGGCAACGCGCTGCCGCTCGAAACGGGCATGGCCTTCAGCGTCGAACCCGGCATCTACCAGCCGGGCCGCTGGGGCGCCCGGATCGAGGACATCGTGCTCGTCACCGACTCGGGCGTCGAGCCGGTGAACACGCGGCCGCACGAACTGGTCGTGCTGGACGCATGA
- a CDS encoding Lrp/AsnC family transcriptional regulator has translation MSGPLEPLDQAIVQELAADGRRSFTDLAERVGLSVSAVHQRVRRLEQRGVILGYTARLDGEQIGLPLTALISLTPNDPAAPDDYPQRIQHITEIESCYSVAGDESYILLVRVASPLGLEDLLRRIREAAKVSTRTTVVLSTPFEGRSPTL, from the coding sequence ATGAGCGGCCCGCTGGAACCGCTCGACCAGGCGATCGTGCAGGAGCTGGCCGCCGACGGCCGGCGCAGCTTCACCGACCTCGCCGAACGCGTCGGGCTGTCGGTCTCGGCGGTGCACCAGCGGGTGCGCCGCCTCGAACAGCGCGGCGTCATCCTCGGCTACACCGCCCGGCTCGACGGCGAGCAGATCGGCCTCCCGCTCACCGCGCTGATCTCGCTCACCCCGAACGACCCGGCCGCGCCCGACGACTACCCGCAGCGGATCCAGCACATCACCGAGATCGAGTCCTGCTACTCGGTCGCCGGCGACGAGTCCTACATCCTGCTGGTGCGCGTCGCGTCGCCGCTCGGCCTCGAAGACCTGCTCCGGCGGATCCGCGAGGCGGCGAAGGTGTCGACCCGGACCACGGTCGTGCTGTCCACGCCGTTCGAGGGACGGTCGCCGACGCTGTGA
- a CDS encoding GDSL-type esterase/lipase family protein, producing the protein MRRFRWWWGALVLACVAVLVGFFVFFGTESRPGQPFPRQGPPGRGPLTIVSIGDSTVSGEGAGAYSPDTDGKNGDWCHRSSAAFVQKVRIPGVTARVNLACSGAPAAQVALGVAKQWGERSQAAQLADVVKNHRVAAVVIAVGANDDPKFSAQVSECFKAWFSADGPSCNTALKQSWKSKVDAMVPKVANAVGDVKKVLADAGYVPADYQLVLQSYAAPVGPDIPAGLQSLNGCPFRTDDLQWISTTGITTLSAGIKQAATQSGARFLDLARAGEKHEACSGGPNLATEWFTRLTLHLNDLTQVDRATHALQESFHPNAAGHAAIADCLTDFLTSQQGNASCLAGPDGKLHAVPEPVS; encoded by the coding sequence ATGCGACGATTCCGGTGGTGGTGGGGGGCGCTGGTCCTCGCCTGCGTAGCTGTTCTGGTGGGCTTTTTCGTCTTTTTCGGAACGGAGAGCCGACCCGGCCAGCCGTTCCCGCGCCAAGGCCCGCCCGGCCGCGGCCCGCTGACCATCGTGTCGATCGGCGACAGCACCGTCTCGGGCGAAGGAGCGGGCGCCTACAGCCCCGATACGGATGGCAAGAACGGCGACTGGTGCCACCGCTCGTCGGCGGCGTTCGTGCAGAAGGTCCGGATCCCCGGCGTCACCGCCCGCGTCAACCTGGCTTGCTCCGGAGCCCCCGCCGCCCAAGTAGCCCTGGGCGTCGCGAAACAGTGGGGCGAACGCTCCCAAGCCGCACAACTGGCCGACGTGGTGAAAAACCACCGGGTAGCCGCGGTGGTGATCGCCGTCGGCGCCAACGACGACCCGAAGTTCTCCGCACAAGTCAGCGAATGCTTCAAAGCGTGGTTCTCCGCCGACGGGCCGTCCTGCAACACGGCGCTCAAGCAAAGTTGGAAGTCCAAAGTGGACGCCATGGTCCCGAAGGTCGCGAACGCGGTCGGCGACGTCAAAAAAGTGCTGGCCGACGCCGGATACGTCCCCGCCGATTACCAGCTGGTCCTCCAGTCCTACGCCGCCCCAGTAGGCCCGGACATCCCGGCGGGTCTGCAAAGCCTCAACGGCTGCCCCTTCCGCACCGACGACCTGCAGTGGATTTCCACGACCGGGATCACCACCCTCTCCGCGGGAATCAAACAAGCAGCCACCCAATCCGGCGCAAGATTCCTGGATCTGGCCCGAGCAGGAGAAAAACACGAAGCCTGTTCCGGCGGCCCGAACCTGGCCACCGAATGGTTCACCCGCCTCACCCTGCACCTGAACGACCTGACCCAAGTCGACCGGGCAACGCACGCGCTGCAAGAATCGTTCCACCCGAACGCCGCCGGACACGCCGCCATCGCCGACTGCCTCACGGACTTCCTCACGAGCCAGCAAGGCAACGCCTCCTGCCTGGCAGGCCCAGACGGCAAACTCCACGCCGTCCCGGAACCCGTCAGCTAG